Proteins from one Escherichia coli genomic window:
- the gadB gene encoding glutamate decarboxylase — protein sequence MDKKQVTDLRSELLDSRFGAKSISTIAESKRFPLHEMRDDVAFQIINDELYLDGNARQNLATFCQTWDDENVHKLMDLSINKNWIDKEEYPQSAAIDLRCVNMVADLWHAPAPKNGQAVGTNTIGSSEACMLGGMAMKWRWRKRMEAAGKPTDKPNLVCGPVQICWHKFARYWDVELREIPMRPGQLFMDPKRMIEACDENTIGVVPTFGVTYTGNYEFPQPLHDALDKFQADTGIDIDMHIDAASGGFLAPFVAPDIVWDFRLPRVKSISASGHKFGLAPLGCGWVIWRDEEALPQELVFNVDYLGGQIGTFAINFSRPAGQVIAQYYEFLRLGREGYTKVQNASYQVAAYLADEIAKLGPYEFICTGRPDEGIPAVCFKLKDGEDPGYTLYDLSERLRLRGWQVPAFTLGGEATDIVVMRIMCRRGFEMDFAELLLEDYKASLKYLSDHPKLQGIAQQNSFKHT from the coding sequence ATGGATAAGAAGCAAGTAACGGATTTAAGGTCGGAATTACTCGATTCACGTTTTGGTGCGAAGTCTATTTCCACTATTGCAGAATCAAAACGATTTCCGCTGCACGAAATGCGCGATGATGTCGCATTCCAGATTATCAATGATGAGTTATATCTTGATGGCAACGCTCGTCAGAATCTGGCAACGTTCTGCCAGACCTGGGACGACGAAAATGTCCATAAGTTGATGGATTTATCCATTAACAAAAACTGGATCGACAAAGAAGAATATCCGCAATCTGCAGCTATCGACCTGCGTTGCGTAAATATGGTTGCTGACTTGTGGCATGCGCCTGCGCCGAAAAATGGTCAGGCCGTTGGCACCAACACCATTGGCTCTTCCGAGGCCTGTATGCTCGGCGGGATGGCGATGAAATGGCGTTGGCGCAAGCGTATGGAAGCCGCAGGCAAGCCAACGGATAAACCTAATCTGGTGTGCGGCCCGGTACAAATCTGCTGGCATAAATTCGCCCGTTACTGGGATGTGGAGCTGCGTGAAATCCCTATGCGCCCCGGTCAGTTGTTTATGGATCCGAAACGCATGATTGAAGCCTGCGACGAAAACACCATCGGCGTGGTGCCGACTTTCGGCGTGACCTACACCGGTAACTATGAATTCCCGCAACCGCTGCACGATGCGCTGGATAAATTCCAGGCCGACACCGGTATCGACATCGACATGCACATCGACGCCGCCAGCGGTGGCTTCCTGGCACCGTTCGTCGCCCCGGACATCGTCTGGGACTTCCGCCTGCCGCGTGTGAAATCGATCAGTGCTTCAGGCCATAAATTCGGTCTGGCTCCGCTGGGCTGCGGCTGGGTTATCTGGCGTGATGAAGAAGCGCTGCCGCAGGAACTGGTGTTCAACGTTGACTACCTCGGTGGTCAGATTGGCACTTTCGCCATCAACTTCTCCCGCCCGGCGGGTCAGGTGATTGCACAATACTATGAATTCCTGCGCCTCGGTCGTGAAGGCTATACCAAAGTACAGAACGCTTCCTACCAGGTTGCCGCTTATCTGGCGGATGAAATCGCCAAACTGGGGCCGTATGAGTTCATCTGTACCGGTCGCCCGGACGAAGGCATCCCGGCGGTTTGCTTCAAACTGAAAGATGGTGAAGATCCGGGATACACCCTCTACGACCTCTCTGAACGTCTGCGCCTGCGCGGCTGGCAGGTTCCGGCCTTCACTCTCGGCGGTGAAGCGACCGACATCGTGGTGATGCGCATTATGTGTCGTCGCGGCTTCGAAATGGACTTTGCTGAACTGTTGCTGGAAGACTACAAAGCCTCCCTGAAATATCTCAGCGATCACCCGAAACTGCAGGGTATTGCCCAGCAGAACAGCTTTAAACATACCTGA
- the gadC gene encoding acid resistance gamma-aminobutyrate antiporter GadC: protein MATSVQTGKAKQLTLLGFFAITASMVMAVYEYPTFATSGFSLVFFLLLGGILWFIPVGLCAAEMATVDGWEEGGVFAWVSNTLGPRWGFAAISFGYLQIAIGFIPMLYFVLGALSYILKWPALNEDPITKTIAALIILWALALTQFGGTKYTARIAKVGFFAGILLPAFILIALAAIYLHSGAPVAIEMDAKTFFPDFSKVGTLVVFVAFILSYMGVEASATHVNEMRNPGRDYPLAMLLLMVAAICLSSVGGLSIAMVIPGNEINLSAGVMQTFTVLMSHVAPEIEWTVRVISALLLLGVLAEIASWIVGPSRGMYVTAQKNLLPAAFAKMNKNGVPVTLVISQLVITTIALIILTNTGGGNNMSFLIALALTVVIYLCAYFMLFIGYIVLVLKHPDLKRTFNIPGGKGVKLVVAIVGLLTSIMAFIVSFLPPDNIQGDSTDMYVELLVVSFLVVLALPFILYAVHDRKGKANTGVSLEPINSQNAPKGHFFLHPRARSPHYIVMNDKKH from the coding sequence ATGGCTACATCAGTACAGACAGGTAAAGCTAAACAGCTCACATTACTCGGATTCTTTGCCATAACGGCGTCGATGGTAATGGCTGTTTATGAATACCCTACCTTCGCAACATCGGGCTTTTCATTAGTCTTCTTCCTGCTTTTAGGCGGGATTTTATGGTTTATTCCCGTGGGGCTTTGTGCTGCGGAAATGGCCACCGTCGACGGCTGGGAAGAAGGTGGTGTCTTCGCCTGGGTATCAAATACTCTGGGGCCGAGATGGGGGTTTGCAGCGATCTCATTTGGCTATCTGCAAATCGCCATCGGTTTTATTCCAATGCTCTATTTCGTGTTAGGGGCACTCTCCTACATTTTGAAATGGCCAGCGTTGAATGAAGACCCCATTACCAAAACTATTGCAGCACTCATCATTCTTTGGGCGCTGGCATTAACACAGTTTGGTGGCACGAAATACACGGCGCGAATTGCTAAAGTTGGCTTCTTCGCCGGTATCCTGTTACCTGCATTTATTTTGATCGCATTAGCGGCTATTTATCTGCACTCCGGTGCTCCCGTTGCTATCGAAATGGATGCGAAAACCTTCTTCCCTGATTTCTCTAAAGTCGGCACCCTGGTTGTGTTTGTTGCCTTCATTTTGAGTTATATGGGGGTAGAAGCTTCCGCAACCCACGTCAATGAAATGCGCAACCCCGGTCGCGATTATCCGCTGGCGATGTTACTGCTGATGGTGGCGGCAATCTGCTTAAGCTCTGTTGGCGGCTTGTCTATTGCGATGGTTATTCCGGGTAATGAAATCAACCTCTCAGCAGGGGTAATGCAAACCTTTACCGTTCTTATGTCCCATGTGGCACCGGAAATTGAGTGGACGGTTCGCGTGATCTCCGCACTGCTGTTGCTGGGTGTTCTGGCGGAAATCGCTTCCTGGATTGTTGGCCCTTCTCGCGGGATGTATGTCACCGCGCAGAAAAACCTGCTGCCAGCGGCGTTCGCTAAAATGAACAAAAATGGCGTACCGGTAACGCTGGTTATTTCGCAGCTGGTGATTACTACTATCGCGTTGATCATCCTCACCAATACTGGTGGCGGTAACAATATGTCCTTCCTGATCGCCCTGGCGCTGACGGTGGTGATTTATCTGTGTGCTTATTTCATGCTGTTTATTGGCTACATTGTGTTGGTTCTTAAACATCCTGACTTAAAACGCACATTTAATATCCCTGGTGGTAAAGGGGTGAAACTGGTCGTGGCAATTGTCGGTCTGCTGACTTCAATTATGGCGTTTATTGTTTCCTTCCTGCCGCCGGATAACATCCAGGGTGACTCTACCGATATGTATGTTGAATTACTGGTCGTTAGTTTCCTGGTGGTACTTGCCCTGCCCTTTATTCTCTATGCTGTTCATGATCGTAAAGGCAAAGCGAATACCGGCGTATCTCTGGAACCAATCAACAGCCAGAACGCTCCGAAAGGTCACTTCTTCCTGCACCCGCGTGCACGTTCACCACACTATATTGTGATGAATGACAAGAAACACTAA
- the digH gene encoding family 10 glycosylhydrolase: MDICSRNEKLAIRRPAVLVALALLLCSCKSTPPESMVTPPTGSKPPATTQQSSQPMRGIWLATVSRLDWPPVSSVNISNPTSRARVQQQAMIDKLDHLQRLGINTVFFQVKPDGTALWPSKILPWSDLMTGKIGENPGYDPLQFMLDEAHKRGMKVHAWFNPYRVSVNTKPGTIRELNSTLSQQPASVYVQHRDWIRTSGDRFVLDPGIPEVQDWITSIVAEVVSRYPVDGVQFDDYFYTESPASRLNDNETYRKYGGAFASKADWRRNNTQQLIAKVSHTIKSIKPEVEFGVSPAGVWRNRSHDPLGSDTRGAAAYDESYADTRRWVEQGLLDYIAPQIYWPFSRSAARYDVLAKWWADVVKPTRTRLYIGIAFYKVGEPSKIEPDWMINGGVPELKKQLDLNDAVPEISGTILFREDYLNKPQTQQAVSYLQSRWGS; encoded by the coding sequence ATGGATATCTGCTCCCGAAACGAGAAATTAGCGATTAGAAGACCAGCGGTACTGGTTGCACTGGCACTTTTACTGTGTAGTTGCAAAAGCACGCCCCCAGAGTCAATGGTGACACCACCAACAGGTTCGAAGCCACCAGCTACGACGCAACAATCGTCACAACCGATGCGTGGCATCTGGCTGGCCACAGTGTCTCGCCTCGACTGGCCACCGGTTTCCTCGGTTAACATTAGTAACCCCACCAGCCGGGCACGTGTACAACAACAGGCGATGATCGACAAACTGGATCATCTGCAACGTCTCGGCATAAACACGGTCTTTTTCCAGGTCAAGCCGGACGGTACCGCCCTGTGGCCATCGAAAATTTTGCCGTGGTCCGATCTTATGACCGGAAAGATTGGTGAAAATCCAGGTTACGATCCGCTGCAATTTATGCTCGACGAAGCCCACAAGCGTGGGATGAAAGTACACGCCTGGTTTAACCCTTACCGCGTATCGGTTAATACAAAGCCTGGTACTATCAGGGAACTGAATAGCACCCTGTCTCAACAACCGGCCAGCGTCTATGTGCAACACCGCGACTGGATCAGAACGTCCGGCGATCGCTTTGTCCTCGACCCTGGTATTCCTGAGGTTCAGGACTGGATCACATCAATAGTCGCGGAAGTAGTTTCCCGCTATCCGGTAGATGGCGTGCAGTTTGACGACTATTTCTATACTGAGTCACCAGCTTCACGGCTAAATGATAACGAAACGTACCGCAAATACGGAGGCGCATTTGCGTCAAAAGCAGACTGGCGGCGCAACAATACTCAGCAGTTAATTGCGAAGGTATCGCACACCATTAAAAGCATTAAGCCGGAAGTCGAATTTGGCGTTAGCCCGGCAGGCGTGTGGCGTAACCGATCACACGATCCGCTCGGTTCCGATACCCGAGGCGCGGCAGCCTATGACGAATCCTACGCTGACACGCGCCGATGGGTGGAACAAGGATTGCTGGATTACATTGCTCCCCAAATTTACTGGCCGTTCTCACGGAGTGCCGCACGTTATGACGTTTTGGCAAAATGGTGGGCGGATGTCGTTAAACCGACCAGGACCCGCCTGTATATCGGTATCGCCTTCTATAAAGTGGGTGAACCTTCAAAGATAGAGCCAGACTGGATGATTAACGGTGGCGTACCGGAACTGAAAAAGCAGCTCGATCTTAACGATGCTGTACCAGAAATCAGCGGCACAATCTTGTTCCGTGAGGACTATCTGAACAAACCTCAGACTCAACAAGCGGTCAGCTATTTGCAAAGTCGTTGGGGCAGTTAA
- the dosC gene encoding diguanylate cyclase DosC, which translates to MEMYFKRMKDEWTGLVEQADPLIRAKAAEIAVAHAHYLSIEFYRIVRIDPHAEEFLSNEQVERQLKSAMERWIINVLSAQVDDVERLIQIQHTVAEVHARIGIPVEIVEMGVRVLKKILYPVIFSSDYSAAEKLQVYHFSINSIDIAMEVMTRAFTFSDSSASKEDENYRIFSLLENAEEEKERQIASILSWEIDIIYKVLLDSDLGSSLPLSQADFGLWFNHKGRHYFSGIAEVGHISRLIQDFDGIFNQTMRNAKNLSNKTLRVRFLLQIRNTVSQIITLLRELFEEVSRHEVGMDVLTKLLNRRFLPTIFKREIAHANRTGTPLSVLIIDVDKFKEINDTWGHNTGDEILRKVSQAFYDNVRSSDYVFRYGGDEFIIVLTEASENETLRTAERIRSRVEKTKLKAANGEDIALSLSIGAAMFNGHPDYERLIQIADEALYIAKRRGRNRVELWKASL; encoded by the coding sequence ATGGAGATGTATTTTAAAAGAATGAAAGATGAGTGGACCGGACTTGTCGAACAGGCAGATCCGCTCATTCGTGCCAAAGCCGCGGAAATTGCCGTTGCGCATGCCCATTACCTGAGCATTGAGTTTTATCGGATTGTCCGTATTGACCCGCATGCCGAAGAATTCTTGAGTAATGAACAAGTTGAGCGGCAGCTGAAAAGTGCGATGGAACGCTGGATTATTAATGTGCTTTCTGCCCAGGTTGACGATGTTGAAAGGCTAATACAAATCCAGCATACCGTCGCAGAAGTGCATGCCCGCATCGGCATTCCAGTAGAAATTGTCGAGATGGGGGTTCGGGTGCTGAAAAAAATCCTCTATCCGGTGATTTTCTCTTCGGATTATTCTGCCGCAGAAAAACTTCAGGTCTACCATTTCTCGATTAACAGTATTGATATCGCGATGGAAGTCATGACCCGCGCGTTTACCTTTAGTGACAGTAGTGCCTCAAAAGAAGATGAAAACTATCGTATCTTCTCGTTACTGGAAAACGCCGAAGAAGAAAAAGAACGCCAAATAGCCTCAATCCTTTCATGGGAAATTGACATTATCTATAAAGTTCTGCTGGATTCTGATTTAGGCAGTAGTTTGCCTTTAAGCCAGGCTGATTTTGGCCTGTGGTTTAACCATAAAGGTCGACATTATTTTAGCGGCATTGCCGAAGTGGGTCATATCTCCCGCCTGATTCAGGATTTCGACGGTATTTTTAATCAAACCATGCGTAATGCAAAAAATTTGAGCAACAAAACTCTGCGGGTGAGATTTTTATTACAGATAAGAAATACCGTATCGCAAATTATTACCTTGCTGCGTGAATTATTTGAAGAAGTATCTCGCCACGAAGTGGGTATGGATGTACTGACAAAATTACTTAACCGCCGCTTCCTGCCGACCATCTTTAAACGCGAAATTGCCCATGCCAACCGGACCGGAACCCCCCTGTCAGTGCTGATTATTGACGTTGATAAATTCAAAGAGATCAACGATACGTGGGGCCATAACACCGGTGATGAAATTTTGCGTAAAGTTTCTCAGGCCTTTTACGACAACGTCCGCAGTAGTGATTATGTTTTTCGTTACGGGGGAGATGAATTTATCATTGTTTTAACTGAAGCTTCGGAAAACGAAACGTTACGTACCGCAGAACGTATTCGCAGTCGGGTGGAGAAAACCAAACTGAAAGCCGCAAACGGCGAAGATATTGCCCTCTCACTTTCCATCGGTGCCGCCATGTTTAATGGTCATCCTGACTATGAGCGCCTCATTCAAATAGCCGATGAAGCTCTGTATATCGCCAAAAGACGAGGTAGAAACCGTGTTGAACTCTGGAAAGCCAGTCTTTAG
- the dosP gene encoding oxygen-sensing cyclic-di-GMP phosphodiesterase DosP: protein MKLTDADNAADGIFFPALEQNMMGAVLINENDEVMFFNPAAEKLWGYKREEVIGNNIDMLIPRDLRPAHPEYIRHNREGGKARVEGMSRELQLEKKDGSKIWTRFALSKVSAEGKIYYLALVRDASVEMAQKEQTRQLIIAVDHLDRPVIVLDPERHIVQCNRAFTEMFGYCISEASGMQPDTLLNIPEFPADNRIRLQQLLWKTARDQDEFLLLTRTGEKIWIKASISPVYDVLAHLQNLVMTFSDITEERQIRQLEGNILAAMCSSPPFHEMGEIICRNIESVLNESHVSLFALRNGMPIHWASSSHGTEVQNAQSWSATIRQRDGAPAGILQIKTSSGAETSAFIERVADISQHMAALALEQEKSRQHIEQLIQFDPMTGLPNRNNLHNYLDDLVDKAVSPVVYLIGVDHIQDVIDSLGYAWADQALLEVVNRFREKLKPDQYLCRIEGTQFVLVSLENDVSNITQIADELRNVVSKPIMIDDKPFPLTLSIGISYDVGKNRDYLLSTAHNAMDYIRKNGGNGWQFFSPVMNEMVKERLILGAALKEAISNNQLKLVYQPQIFAETGELYGIEALARWHDPLHGHVPPSRFIPLAEEIGEIENIGRWVIAEACRQLAEWRSQNIHIPALSVNLSALHFRSNQLPNQVSDAMQVWGIDGHQLTVEITESMMMEHDTEIFKRIQILRDMGVGLSVDDFGTGFSGLSRLVSLPVTEIKIDKSFVDRCLTEKRILALLEAITSIGQSLNLTVVAEGVETKEQFEMLRKIHCRVIQGYFFSRPLPAEEIPGWMSSVLPLKI from the coding sequence ATGAAGCTAACCGATGCGGATAATGCCGCCGATGGCATTTTTTTCCCCGCCCTTGAGCAAAATATGATGGGCGCGGTGTTAATTAACGAAAATGATGAAGTGATGTTTTTCAACCCCGCCGCAGAGAAGCTCTGGGGATACAAACGTGAAGAAGTCATTGGCAATAACATTGATATGCTGATTCCGCGGGATTTGCGTCCTGCGCATCCTGAATATATCCGTCACAACCGTGAAGGCGGTAAAGCGCGCGTCGAGGGGATGAGTCGGGAGCTGCAGCTGGAGAAAAAAGACGGCAGTAAAATCTGGACCCGTTTTGCGCTATCGAAAGTGAGCGCCGAGGGTAAAATTTATTACCTGGCGCTGGTACGGGATGCCAGCGTAGAAATGGCGCAAAAAGAACAGACCCGACAATTGATTATTGCCGTTGACCATCTCGACCGACCGGTGATTGTCCTCGATCCGGAACGCCATATTGTGCAGTGCAATCGCGCATTTACCGAAATGTTTGGTTACTGCATTAGCGAAGCCAGCGGTATGCAGCCCGATACACTCCTGAACATTCCTGAATTCCCTGCCGATAACCGCATTCGTTTACAACAGTTGCTATGGAAAACCGCCCGCGATCAGGATGAATTTCTGCTGTTGACGCGCACCGGTGAAAAAATCTGGATTAAAGCCTCTATCAGCCCGGTCTATGATGTGCTCGCGCATCTGCAGAACCTGGTAATGACTTTCTCGGATATCACCGAAGAACGGCAAATCCGCCAGCTTGAAGGCAATATTCTCGCCGCCATGTGCAGCAGCCCGCCATTTCATGAAATGGGGGAAATCATTTGTCGTAACATCGAATCTGTTCTCAACGAATCGCATGTTTCGCTGTTCGCGCTGCGCAACGGTATGCCGATACACTGGGCGTCATCTTCGCACGGTACAGAAGTTCAAAATGCGCAAAGCTGGTCAGCGACCATTCGTCAGCGTGATGGCGCACCGGCGGGGATCCTGCAAATTAAAACCTCGTCAGGAGCAGAAACCAGCGCCTTTATCGAACGCGTGGCAGATATCAGCCAGCATATGGCCGCGCTGGCGCTGGAACAGGAAAAAAGCCGTCAGCATATTGAACAACTCATCCAATTTGATCCGATGACCGGTCTGCCAAATCGCAATAACCTGCACAATTACCTCGATGACCTGGTCGACAAAGCCGTCTCTCCGGTGGTGTATCTCATCGGTGTTGACCATATTCAGGATGTGATTGATAGCCTTGGCTATGCGTGGGCCGATCAGGCATTGCTGGAAGTGGTCAATCGCTTTCGTGAAAAACTCAAACCGGATCAGTATCTCTGTCGTATCGAAGGTACGCAGTTTGTCCTCGTGAGCCTGGAAAACGACGTCAGTAACATTACCCAAATCGCCGATGAGCTACGGAATGTGGTCAGCAAGCCGATAATGATTGACGATAAACCATTCCCGCTCACCTTGAGCATTGGCATCAGCTACGACGTGGGTAAAAACCGCGATTACCTGCTCTCCACTGCCCATAACGCGATGGATTATATTCGCAAGAATGGCGGTAACGGCTGGCAGTTCTTCAGCCCGGTGATGAACGAAATGGTGAAAGAACGATTGATATTAGGCGCAGCGCTGAAAGAAGCGATTAGCAATAACCAACTGAAACTGGTTTACCAGCCACAAATCTTCGCAGAAACGGGTGAACTGTACGGCATCGAAGCCCTTGCTCGCTGGCACGATCCTCTGCATGGTCATGTGCCCCCTTCACGGTTTATTCCTCTCGCAGAAGAGATTGGCGAAATCGAAAATATTGGGCGCTGGGTCATCGCGGAAGCTTGCCGTCAGTTAGCAGAATGGCGTAGCCAGAATATTCATATTCCAGCGTTATCCGTTAACTTGTCTGCGCTGCACTTCCGCAGTAATCAGCTGCCTAATCAGGTGTCTGATGCAATGCAAGTCTGGGGCATTGACGGCCACCAGCTAACGGTGGAAATCACCGAAAGCATGATGATGGAACACGATACGGAAATTTTTAAGCGCATCCAGATCCTGCGCGATATGGGCGTGGGTTTATCGGTAGATGATTTTGGCACGGGCTTTTCCGGATTATCCCGCTTAGTCAGTCTTCCGGTAACGGAAATCAAAATTGACAAAAGTTTTGTTGATCGTTGTCTGACGGAAAAACGCATCCTTGCCTTACTTGAAGCCATTACCAGCATTGGGCAAAGCCTCAATTTAACCGTCGTAGCGGAAGGCGTCGAAACCAAAGAGCAATTTGAGATGCTACGTAAGATCCACTGTCGCGTTATTCAGGGATATTTCTTTTCCCGGCCCCTTCCCGCCGAAGAAATTCCAGGCTGGATGAGCAGCGTGTTACCGCTGAAAATCTGA
- the ddpX gene encoding D-alanyl-D-alanine dipeptidase, with protein sequence MSDTTELVDLAVIFPDLEIELKYACADNITGKAIYQQARCLLHKDAITALAKSISIAQLSGLQLVIYDAYRPQQAQAMLWQTCPDPQYVVDVTVGSNHSRGTAIDLTLRDEHGNILDMGAEFDEMHERSHAYHPSVPPAAQRNRLLLNAIMTGGGFVGIPSEWWHFELPLAASYPLLADQFTCFISPGTQHAS encoded by the coding sequence ATGTCGGATACCACCGAACTGGTTGATTTAGCCGTGATCTTCCCTGATCTGGAGATCGAATTGAAATACGCCTGCGCTGATAACATCACAGGTAAAGCTATTTATCAGCAAGCGCGTTGTCTGTTACACAAGGATGCGATTACCGCGCTGGCGAAAAGTATCAGTATCGCCCAGCTGTCAGGCTTACAACTGGTGATTTACGATGCGTATCGCCCACAACAAGCACAGGCGATGTTGTGGCAAACCTGCCCAGACCCGCAATATGTTGTTGATGTGACGGTCGGTTCTAATCACAGCCGTGGCACCGCGATCGACCTGACGCTTCGTGATGAGCACGGGAACATCCTCGATATGGGCGCAGAGTTCGATGAAATGCACGAACGTTCCCATGCTTACCATCCTTCTGTCCCGCCCGCCGCTCAGCGCAATCGCCTGTTGCTGAATGCGATTATGACTGGCGGTGGCTTTGTCGGTATCCCGAGCGAATGGTGGCACTTCGAATTACCCCTGGCAGCAAGTTACCCACTACTCGCTGATCAATTCACCTGTTTTATATCCCCTGGCACACAGCACGCCAGTTAA
- the ddpA gene encoding ABC transporter substrate-binding protein — MKRSISFRPTLLAIVLATTMPVAHAAVPKDMLVIGKAADPQTLDPAVTIDNYDWTVTYPSYQRLVQYKTDGDKGSTDVEGDLASSWKASDDQKEWTFTLKDNAKFADGTPVTAEAVKLSFERLLKIGQGPAEAFPKDLKIDAPDEHTVRFTLSQPFAPFLYTLANDGASIINPAVLKEHAADDARGFLAQNTAGSGPFMLKSWQKGQQLVLVPNPHYPGNKPNFKRVSVKIIGESASRRLQLSRGDIDIADALPVDQLNALKQENKVNVAEYPSLRVTYLYLNNSKAPLNQADLRRAISWSTDYQGMVNGILSGNGKQMRGPIPEGMWGYDATAMQYNHDETKAKAEWDKVTSKPTSLTFLYSDNDPNWEPIALATQSSLNKLGINVKLEKLANATMRDRVGKGDYDIAIGNWSPDFADPYMFMNYWFESDKKGLPGNRSFYENSEVDKLLRNALATTDQTQRTRDYQQAQKIVIDDAAYVYLFQKNYQLAMNKEVKGFVFNPMLEQVFNINTMSK; from the coding sequence ATGAAGAGATCGATTTCGTTTCGTCCTACATTGCTCGCGATCGTCCTTGCCACAACAATGCCGGTTGCGCACGCCGCCGTACCGAAAGATATGCTGGTGATCGGTAAAGCTGCCGACCCACAAACCCTCGACCCGGCGGTGACAATTGATAATTACGACTGGACAGTGACCTACCCGTCTTATCAGCGACTGGTTCAGTACAAAACGGACGGTGATAAAGGCTCAACCGACGTTGAAGGCGATCTGGCGAGTAGCTGGAAAGCGTCTGACGATCAAAAAGAGTGGACGTTCACCCTGAAGGACAATGCTAAATTTGCCGATGGCACACCCGTCACTGCCGAAGCAGTAAAACTCTCTTTTGAGCGGTTACTAAAAATCGGTCAGGGGCCAGCAGAAGCATTTCCCAAAGATTTAAAGATTGATGCTCCCGACGAACATACGGTGAGGTTTACCCTTAGCCAGCCATTCGCACCGTTCCTCTACACGCTGGCGAACGACGGTGCATCCATTATCAATCCGGCGGTCTTAAAAGAACATGCGGCCGATGATGCCCGTGGTTTCCTCGCGCAAAATACCGCTGGCTCCGGACCGTTTATGCTGAAAAGCTGGCAAAAAGGTCAGCAATTAGTTCTGGTGCCAAATCCGCATTACCCCGGCAATAAACCGAACTTCAAACGGGTATCGGTAAAAATTATCGGTGAAAGTGCCTCCCGTCGCCTGCAGCTCTCCCGTGGCGACATTGACATTGCCGATGCGCTGCCGGTGGATCAACTCAACGCCCTGAAGCAGGAAAACAAAGTCAACGTGGCAGAGTATCCGTCACTGCGCGTCACCTATCTGTATCTCAATAACAGCAAAGCGCCACTTAATCAGGCGGATCTGCGTCGGGCCATTTCCTGGTCTACCGATTATCAGGGTATGGTTAACGGCATTCTGAGTGGTAACGGAAAACAAATGCGCGGCCCGATTCCGGAAGGCATGTGGGGATACGATGCGACGGCAATGCAATACAACCATGACGAAACGAAAGCCAAAGCCGAATGGGATAAAGTGACGAGCAAACCCACCAGCCTGACGTTTCTCTACTCCGATAACGACCCGAACTGGGAACCTATTGCTCTGGCAACACAATCCAGCCTCAACAAGCTGGGCATCAATGTGAAGCTGGAAAAGCTGGCGAACGCCACCATGCGCGACAGAGTGGGTAAAGGTGATTACGACATCGCGATTGGCAACTGGAGTCCGGATTTTGCCGACCCGTATATGTTTATGAATTACTGGTTTGAGTCAGACAAAAAAGGTCTGCCGGGTAACCGCTCGTTCTATGAAAACAGTGAGGTCGATAAGCTACTGCGCAATGCGCTAGCGACCACCGACCAGACGCAGCGTACCCGGGACTACCAGCAGGCACAGAAAATCGTCATTGATGACGCTGCTTATGTGTACCTGTTCCAGAAAAACTACCAACTGGCGATGAACAAAGAGGTGAAAGGCTTTGTGTTCAATCCCATGCTGGAACAGGTCTTCAATATCAATACCATGAGTAAATAA